In one Arthrobacter jinronghuae genomic region, the following are encoded:
- a CDS encoding DUF1269 domain-containing protein, translating into MATLTVWKFSDADAAERATQTLASLQSQGLITVQDEAIVTWPEGRKKPKTIQEHNMVGAGALGGGFWGLLFGLIFFVPLIGAAVGAAIGAMSGSMVDVGINDDFIAQVRQEVTPGSSALFVLSSNAVEDRVAEAFKDYSGAKLIYTNLSKDEEANLREAFFESTPA; encoded by the coding sequence ATGGCAACACTGACCGTTTGGAAATTCTCGGATGCGGACGCTGCGGAACGCGCCACGCAAACCCTCGCCAGCCTCCAGTCCCAGGGCCTCATCACCGTCCAGGACGAAGCGATCGTTACCTGGCCTGAAGGGCGCAAGAAGCCCAAGACCATTCAGGAACACAACATGGTTGGGGCCGGTGCCCTGGGCGGCGGCTTCTGGGGGCTTCTGTTTGGGCTCATTTTCTTTGTCCCGCTCATCGGCGCTGCGGTGGGCGCCGCCATCGGCGCGATGTCGGGTTCCATGGTGGACGTCGGAATCAACGACGATTTCATTGCGCAGGTGCGCCAGGAGGTCACCCCGGGCTCCTCGGCGTTGTTCGTCCTGTCCTCCAATGCGGTCGAGGACCGGGTAGCCGAGGCGTTCAAAGACTATTCGGGGGCGAAGCTGATCTACACGAACCTCTCGAAGGACGAGGAAGCCAACCTGCGGGAAGCCTTCTTTGAGTCCACACCCGCCTAA
- a CDS encoding uracil-DNA glycosylase family protein: MQSPALESQHDDLWNRRYEPNVAEVNQLCDSLAEMKPGSQVPYIDPMHDIGECRIVSLFSNIGTAHESGFITAGDNEAVARLLGVHWQAGLRPEFVMPWNAYPWHVPGEPNGKLSKEQVQEGLRPLLRFLALVPRASVIVAHGTEAQRLAALFLKTENRMIYRRSIKVYKARSLSGRSFGATAERQQEALDDMRAAYTDAMARTGLTAAR, from the coding sequence ATGCAAAGCCCGGCACTCGAATCCCAGCATGACGACCTTTGGAACCGACGCTATGAGCCCAATGTCGCTGAGGTGAACCAGCTTTGCGACTCCCTGGCTGAAATGAAACCGGGAAGCCAGGTGCCCTACATCGATCCCATGCACGATATCGGGGAATGCCGGATCGTCAGCCTGTTCTCCAACATAGGCACTGCGCATGAGTCGGGATTCATCACGGCCGGTGACAATGAGGCGGTGGCACGGCTGCTGGGCGTTCACTGGCAGGCCGGACTGCGGCCGGAGTTCGTTATGCCGTGGAACGCCTACCCCTGGCATGTGCCGGGCGAACCCAACGGCAAGCTGAGCAAGGAACAGGTCCAGGAAGGGCTGCGGCCGCTGCTGCGCTTCCTTGCCCTGGTGCCCCGCGCCTCCGTCATCGTGGCCCACGGCACCGAGGCCCAGCGCCTCGCCGCGCTGTTCCTCAAGACCGAGAACCGGATGATCTACCGCCGCAGCATCAAGGTCTACAAGGCACGCTCGCTTTCCGGGCGTTCCTTCGGCGCCACCGCGGAACGTCAGCAGGAGGCGCTGGACGATATGCGCGCTGCCTACACCGATGCTATGGCCCGCACCGGGCTGACCGCAGCGCGCTAG